Within the Gordonia westfalica genome, the region CGCCGGGCGGATTGACCGACGTCCGCAGGAACACCGTGGTCCCGCGCGCGACGACGACCTCGCCGCCGTCGGCGGGATGCTGCACGATCTCGGTGTCGACCACCCGGATCCGCCCGCCGGAGCGGATGACCCGGTTGCGGGTGGACGTGACCTCCTGGCGCGCGGCCTTGAACAGCTCGATGGTGCACCGGGCGGGCAGGAACTCGTCCGTGCCGTACTCGGCCTCGACCGCCAGTGCCACCAGCCCGCACACCGCCGGACCGGTGACGGCATCGGCGGCCCAGGCGCTGGCCGCGAACGGCGTGGGCCGGTACCGGGCCTCGCCGGACGGGTCGTCGACCGGCTCGAAGAATGCGATGGTGGTCATCCATTACTTACTACCGGTACGACATTCAGTTTGTGCCATGGCCCCTCAAGGACGGCACCTACCGCGTCGTAGTGGGATAACCTTCGACCATGACTTTTGCGACGGCGTACCAGAAGCATTTCCCCGACGAATTGATCGGCGCCGTTCGTACCGCGCTGATCGTCATGTCGATCGTCGGCATCGTGCTGGGCATCATCGTGATCCTCTGGCCCGGTCCGACCATCGTCGTGGTGGCGATCCTCTTCGCGATCTCGCTGATCATCGCCGGAATCTTCCGTATCTACCAGGCTTTCGCGGCGACGTTCCTGAGCAAGGGCGTACGTGTCCTGCTCGGCGTCGTCGGTGTGATCGTCCTGCTCGCCGGCATCATCGCGCTCTTCAGCCCCGGTGACGCGGTGTGGCTGCTCGCGGTCTTCATCGGTATCGGCTGGATCTTCCAGGGCGTCGCCGACCTCTACGCCGCGGCCACCAAGTCCGGCCACAGCCCCACCTGGTTCCTGATCCTCTCGGGCATCATCGCCGTGATCGCCGGCATCGTGATGATCATCCTGCCGGTCTTCTCGCTCCAGGTGCTGGCCTGGGTCGGTGGCATCATGCTGGTCGCACTGTCCATCGCGACGCTGCTGACGCTTCCCAAGAAGGTCGACGCCCCGGCCGAACCGGCGGTCTGACCTCGACACGCGGCGTCCTCGCTGCGCTCGGTCGTCGCGGCTCGGCCGGCGGATCATTCTCTGCCGGTTGAGCTTGTCGAAACCTACTTTGCCGTCGGCCACGGTGCGATGGGGTTGCCCTGCCAGCGGGTGTGCGCGGGCACCACGTCACCGCGCATGACCAGCGATGCCGGTCCGACCGTTGCCGATTCGCCCAGCCCCGACGCGGGGAGGGCGACACAGTGTGGTCCCAGGGTCGCGCCGGCGTCGAGGGTGACGCGATCGATGGCCATGACGCGGTCGTGGAACAGATGGGTCTGGACGACGCAGCCGCGCTGAACGGTCGCGCCGTCGCCGAGGCTGACCAGATCGGCCTCGGGTAGCCAGTAGGTCTCACACCACACGCCACGTCCGATCCGGGCGCCGAGCAGACGCAACCAGAGGTTGAGGATCGGTGTCCCGGTGGCGGCGTTGGCGAACCACGGCGCGGCCACGGTCTCGACGAATGCGTCGGACAGCTCGTTTCGCCAGACGAAGGAACTCCACAGCGGGTGTTCGCTCACCGTGATCCGGCCGACGACAAGCCATTTCGCGGCGGCCGCGGTGCCACAGGCGATGGCGCCCACTCCGAGCAGCAACAGGCCGCTGACCAGCGCGGCGACGCCGTAGTGCACGTGGACGGCGACGTACTGCAGCCCGATCAGCATCCCGACACCCAGCCCGAACGACACCATCACCGGGACGAGGCGCAGGGTCTCGATGACGGAGCGCGCGACCTTCAGCTTCATCGGCGGATCGAAGGTGCGCGAGGTGTCGGTCTCGGCGGCGGTGCGGCGCAGCCGGACCGGTGGGCTGCCCAGCCAGCTCGACCCCGACTTCGCACGGTCAGGGGTCGCGGACAGCACGGCGACCAGGCCGTTCTTGGGTACCTTGCGACCCGGCCCGGTCATTCCCGAGTTGCCGAGGAAGGAGCGCTTGCCGATCTTCGCCTCGTCGATGTGCAACCACCCGCCGCCGAGTTCGTACGACGCGACCATCGTGTCGTCGGCCAGGAAGGCGCCGTCGCCGATGGTGGTGAAGCGTGGCAGCACGAGTGCGGTCGAGATCTCGGTGCTCTTGCCGACCTTGGCCCCCAGCACCCGGAACCAGATCGGTGTCAGCAGGCTGGCGTAGAGCGGGAACAGGTAGGTGCGGGCGGCGTCGAGGAGACGTTCGGTGAGCCAGACCTGCCACCCGACCCGCGAGCGCACCGGGTGGTAGCCGGTACTCAACCCCAGTGAGGCCAGGCGGACGAGCGCTGCGGTGATCGCGGCGAAGACCACGAGGCTGGTCAGGGTCGCCGCAGGTAGGAGGATGAGCGCGCGGATCGCGACGTCGCGCAACCGGTCTGCGGAAAGAGCCCAGGTGCCGATGACGGCGAGTCCGGCGGCGAGCGAGATCAGCGGGATCGCGGCCAGCACCAGCGAGGACAACCCGTAGACGGGGACCCATACGCTCGCGCGCGGCGGGCGATGGTCGGGCCACGGATGTGCGGCCTTGCCGACCTTGATCGCGGGTGAACCGGCCCAGTGCTGGCGCGCTTTCACCCGACCGAAGACCGCCGAACCCGGCGCGACGACGGCGTCCCGACCGACCACCGCGCCCGGCATGAGCGTCGAACGCGCACCGATCGACGCGCCGCGTTTGATCGCGACCTCGCCGATGTGGACGACGTCGCCGTCGATCCACCAGCCGGCGAGGTCGACCTCCGGTTCGACCGACGCGCCCTCCCCGACGGTCAGCAGTCCGGTGACGGGCGGGATGGTGTGCAGGTCGACGCCCCGGCCGATCTGCGCCCCGAGCGCGCGGGCGAGGTAGATCATCCACGGTGCGCCCGACAGGTTGGCCGCGCCGCTCGCGTCGAGGAGCCGTTCGGCCACCCACAGACGCACGTGCACGCTGCCGCCGCGGGGATACTCGCCCGGCGTGACCCCGGAGAGAAGCAGCCGGGAACCGATCGCCGCGATACACATCCGGCCGGGCGGGGTGATGAAGACCAGGAAGGCGGCGAGCAGGACCCACCAGTTCACCTCGACGAGCCAGGGCACCGACCGGTCCAGCCGGTCGGCGACGACGACGCCGAGGTTGTTCACGACGCCGAGCCAGGTCGCCCACTGCAGGCCGGTCAGGGTCGTCAGCGGGACGGTCAGTGCGAGCTGGGCGAGCCCGGTTGCGCGCGGTGTCGGCGCCACATGGCGTTCGACGATGCTCGTCATCGGTCTGCGCGCGTCGAGCATCTCCGCCATGGACCCGAGACGCGGATGGTCGTAGAGGTCGGCGACCGAGATGTCGGGGTGGCGTCCGCGGATCGCCGTCACCAGCTGCGCTGCCGCCAGCGAACCACCGCCCTCCGCGAAGAAGTCCACATCGGGATGGGAGATCCGGATTCCGAGCACATCGGTCCACAACTGCGCCAGCCACAACTCGGTCTCACCGAGTTCCACATCGTCATCCACTGGTCTGCTGCTGCCCGGCAGGGGCCAGGGCAGCGCATCGCGATCAACCTTTCCCGAAGTGCGCGTGGGCAATTCGTCTACGAGGGCGAGGGTCGGGACCATCGCGGCGGGCAGGTGGCGGGTGAGCTCGGCATGTGCCGCGGAGACGTCGAAGTCGGGATCCGGGGAGACCAGGTATCCGACGAGCAGGCTGTTGCCGGCCGCGGACTTGCGGACGGCGGCGGCGGCGCCGCTCACCCCGGGCAGATGCTGCAGCGCGTTGTCGATCTCGCCGAGTTCGATGCGTCGCCCGCCGACCTTCACCTGGTCGTCGGCGCGGCCCATGAAGATCAGGCCCGCGGGATCGAGCCGGACGAGATCGCCACTGCGGTAGGCGCGTTCCCAGCCCAGGGATGGCATCGGGGCGTACTTCTCGGCGTCCTTGGCCGGGTCGAGGTAACGGGCCAGGCCGACGCCGCCGATGACCAGTTCACCGACCTCGCCCTCTGCGACCGGCTGACTCTCTGCGTCGACGACCGCGAGATCCCAACCGCGCAGCGGTAATCCGATGCGCACCGGGCCGGGGCCGCCGAGCGGGGCGGCGCAGGCGACGACCGTCGCCTCGGTGGGTCCGTAGGTGTTCCACACCTCGCGGCCGGGTACGGCGAGCCGGTCGGCGAGCTCCGGCGGACAGGCCTCGCCGCCGAAGATCAGCAGCCGCACCGCTTCCAGGGCCTCCGGGGGCCACAGCGAGGCCAGCGTCGGCACGGTCGAGACCACCGTGATGTCGCGCGCCACCAGCCACGGGCCCAGGTCCATGCCGCTGCGCACCAGCGATCGCGGTGCGGGCACCAGGCAGGCGCCGTTGCGCCACGCCAGCCACATCTCCTCGCACGACGCGTCGAAGGCGACCGAGAGTCCGGCGAGGACACGGTCACCCGGTCCGATCGGTTCGTCGGCGAGGAAGATGTGTGCCTCGGCGTCGACGAAGGCGGCGGCGTTGCGGTGGGTGACCGCGACTCCCTTCGGTGTCCCGGTGGAACCCGAGGTGAAGATGATCCACGCGTCGTCGTCGGGTGTGGGACGTGCCGGGGCAGCGGCGGTGGTGCCCGCGGGTTTCGTCGACCGCGGGCCGTCGGCGTCGACGATGGCATCGACCGCGGCTTCGGTGAAGACGAGTTCGGCGCGCTCGTCGGGATCGTCGGCGTCGACGGGGACGTAGGCGGCACCGGCGTAGAGGGTGGCCAGGATGGCGACGTACAGATCGCGCGAACCGGACGGCATCCGGATGCCGACGCGGCTGCCGCGCCCGACGCCGACCTCGGCGAAACGCGCGACGGTGCGTCGGATCAATGCCAGCAGTTGGCCGTAGGTGAGGGTGACGTCGCCGTCGTCGATGGCGGCGGCATCGGGATTCGCCCGTGCGGTCTCGGTGAGGACGTCGCACAGGGTCCGCGGGTCGTCTGCCTGCGCGGACAGCAGGAACTGCGGATGGATCTGTACCTGTGTCACAGCAACCGTCTTGTCACGAGTTCGAGAATATAGCGGACCCAGGTGACCGGCAGACGGCGACTCGGTGAATGTTTTCCGCGGCGTTTACCGGATATACGGGGGTGCCGAGGGTGTAGCTTCGGCTCAGACCAGGAGGAACCTCATGCCCATCGTCCATCACCGGCGGCCGAGTCTCCTGTCGTATCCGCTGTGGCTCGGCTCTCGCGTGCTGCTGAAACCGGCGCTCGCGCTCTGGCCGGTCAACAAGGCCGGTCTCGCGGGCCTGTTCCTCATCGACCGGTTGGTGGCGGTGGGTCCCAAGCCCCGCGGGGTGGTCCGCGAGCAGTTGACGCTCGCGGGGCGCTCCACGGAGCTGATCATGCCGGCCGGACCGTCGCGTCGGGACAGTGACACGGCGATGCTCTACCTGCACGGCGGTGCCTTCGTCGTGTGCGGTCTCGGTACTCATCGGTCGATCGCCGCCCGTCTGGCCCGTGCCTGCGAGATGCCGGTGTTCTCGCTCGAGTACCGGCAGCTTCCGGCGGCCGGGGTGGGCGCATCGGTGGCCGACGCCGTCGACGCGTACGCCGAACTGATCCGCGAGCGTCACTATCGGCGAGTCATCGTCGCCGGCGACTCCGCGGGCGGGTTCCTCGCGGCCAAGGTCATCGAGGCCGCCATCGAACGGGGACTCCCGGCCCCCGCGGCGCTCATCGGATTCTCGCCGCTGCTCGACGTCGACCTGGGCACCAACCCGGACCGGTCCAGTCGCTCCGACGCCTACCTGCCGAAGTCGAAGATGGCGAAGCTGGCGCCCGAGTTCGACCGCGGTCCCGTGCCGTTGACCGGGGTACGCCGCATCGCCGATCTCGACCCCGCCGAGTTCCCGCCGACGGTCATGGTGACCGCCGACGGCGAGATGCTGGAACCCGATGTCATCGACCTGATCGAGACCCTCGACGAGGCCGGGGTCGAAGCCCTCGCACACAGCTACGCTTGGCAGGTACATGCGTTCCCGGTGCTGACCACCCATCACCCGGAGACCATCCACGCGATCGAGACGACCGCGGCATTCGCGAAGCAGGCAATACGAGAGGGCAAGGGCACTGACGACCGAGAGGGCCAACGAGCCGGCTGACGGTGTGGGTGGGGGCTCCGATGCGAACGCCGCCCCGAACCCGGTTCCCCCGGCCCCGGCCGGCCCGCCGGGTGCGATCGATGCGCGGTTCACCCTCGCCGCCGAACGCACGCTCCTCGCGTGGGTGCGTACCGCGCTGGGATTCATGGCCGCGGGTATGGCGATCGTCTACCTCGCCCCCGACATCGACAGTCCGGTACTCGAACTGATCCTGGGTCTCGTCCTCGTGGCGCTGGGATGTTGCCTCGCCCTGATCGGTGCGTGGCGGTGGCGGCGCACGATGCGCGTGCTCCAGAGCGGCGGCGAGATGCCGGGCCCGGCCCAGATCCTGTTCGTCGTCACTGCGATAGTGGTGGTGGCCATCCTGATCGCGGTTGTCGTCGTAGTCCAGACGTGATCGAGTCCAGTCCTGATCGCCAGCAACCGTTCCAACCAGGAGTTCTCGTGAGTACCGGCCCCGACTTCGCACGCGGCGCGCAGACCCTGTCGACGACGATGACCACCATCGGCGCGACCATCCTCATCATCTGCCTGGGCTGGCTGACCGTCGACTGGTGGCGCGACGGCCGCTGGTTCTGGGTGGCCGTCGGCATCGCCATCATCGTGGTCAACATCGTGCTGATCGTGATGCAGGTCCGCCGCCGCCGCGCGGAACGCGCGAAGGGCCCGAAGCGCCCCCGGCGTCCGCTGATCGACAACTTCGACGACCTCGACGACGGCCCTTCGTGACGGCCCTCCGCAAGCTCCGGGCCTCCTCAGGGAGCGGGTGGTGACGGCCCTCCGCAAGCTCCGGGCCTCCTCAGGGAGCGGGTGGTGACGGCCCTCCGCAAGCTCCGGGCCTCCTCAGGGAGCCACTGCTGCCTGATCCGAAAGAGCGCGACTCACCCCCCTCGCTGCCTGAGGTGCGAGGAGCGTTAGCGACGAGCCTCGAAGGCCTCGTGAGATGACCTCGCAGCCCTACGCCGTGAGCGTCCCGTCCTCGGGGTCCCCACCGTCGTCGGCGAACTGCGTGCGATACAGCTCGGCGTAGCGTCCGTTGCGTGCCAGAAGCGTCGGGTGGTCTCCGCGTTCGACGACGCGCCCCGCTTCGAGCACCACGATCTCGTCGGCCGCGCGGACCGTCGAGAGCCGGTGCGCGATGACGATCGAGGTCCGTCCTTCGAGGGCCTCGCCCAACGCTTCCTGAACCGCGGCCTCCGACGTCGAATCCAGATGTGCGGTCGCCTCGTCGAGGATCACCACCGACGGCTGCGCGAGCAACAGTCGCGCGATGGTCATCCGCTGGCGCTCACCGCCGGACAGGCGGTACCCGCGTTCGCCGACGATGGTGTCGAGGCCGTCGGGCAAGGACGCCACCAACTCCTCGAGGCGGGCCCGGCGCAGCGCGTGCCAGATCTCGTCGTCGGAGGTCTCGGGCCGGGCCAGAACGAGATTGGCGCGAATGCTGTCGTGGAAGAGATGGCCGTCCTGCGTGACCAGCCCGACGGTGCGATGCACCGACGCGGTCTGCAGGTCGCGGATGTCGACGTCGGACAGTCGGACCGAGCCCTCGTCGACGTCGTAGAGCCGGGTGGCGAGGCTCGCGATCGTCGACTTGCCCGCACCCGAACTGCCGACCAGGGCCACCATGCTGCCGGCGGGGACGTCGAGGTCGACGTGGTGCAGGACGGTTGCACCCGCCCGGTTATCGAGCTGCGCAACCTCTTCCAGCGATGCCAGCGAGACCTTGTCGGCCGCGGGGTAGGCGAAGGAGACGTTGTCGAAGTGCACCGACACCGGGACCGGCCGGCCGCTCTCGGTGCCGGGGACCGGTCGTGCGTCCGGGGCGTCGGTGATCAGCGGTGTCAGGTCGAGGACCTCGAAGACGCGCTCGAAACTGACCAGCGCGCTCATGATCTCGACACGGGCGTTCGCCAGCGCGGTGAGCGGGGCGTACATGCGGGTGAGGAGGAGGGCGAGCGAGACGACCGCACCCGCCGACAGATGCTCGTTCACCGCGAGCCATCCCCCGAGCCCGTAGACCAGGGCGAGCGCGAGCGCGGAGACCAGTGTCAACGCGGTGAAGAAGTAGGCCTGGAGCATCGCGCGTCGAACACCGATGTCGCGCACACGATCCGCACGGTCGGCGAACTCGCGTGATTCCAGGTCGGGGCGGCCGAACAGCTTGACCAGGGTGGCACCGGGTGCGGAGAACCGTTCCGTCATCTGGGTCGACATGCGCGCGTTGTGCTCCGCGGCCTCCCGAGAGAGAGAAGCCATCCGGCGTCCCATCCGACGCGCCGGGACCACGAAGATCGGCAACAGGATGAGGGCGAGCAGCGTGATCTGCCAGCTGATGTAGATCATCACGCCCAGGGTCAGCGTGAGTGTCACAATGTTCGAGACGACACCGGAGAGTGTGTCGCTGAAGGCGCGCTGCGCGCCGATGACGTCGTTGTTGAGCCGGCTCACCAGGGCGCCGGTCCTGGTCCGGGTGAAGAAGGCGACCGGCATCCGCTGGACATGGTCGAAGACTGCGCGACGCAGGTCGAGGATGAGGCCCTCACCGATGTTCGACGACAGCCACCGCACCCCGATTCCGGCCGCCGCCTCGGCGACGGCGATCAGGGCGATCGCCACCGCGATTCCGACGATCATCGCCTCGGACCCACTGGCGGTGATGAGGTTGACGACTCGTCCGGCGAGCAGCGGCGTCACCACGGTGAGGACCGCGGTGAACACCGACAGCACCAGGAACAGCCCGATCCGGCGCCGATGGGGGCTCGCGAACCCGCCGATCCGGCGCAGCGTCGCACGTCGATCTCCCCGCAACCGCTTACCGTCCGGCGAGGTCGACGACTTGTACATCATGTCCCAGGCGACCGACTCCATGCTCATGTCGCCCAGGGTAGAACTTAAAGTTCACTTGAGGTCCAATCGGGCGCGGCGGCCCCCTGGTGGACGGGGAGAGTCGCACCGTCACCAATGCTCTAGTTTGGTATTTGCGGTCACAACGGCGATCACGATCAGTGGATCGGCCACGGAATGTGAGGTCGGCACGGCCGACGGTTAGGGGCGAGGCTCAATGGCAGAACTCAGGCTCGGATACAAGGCGTCGGCGGAGCAGTTCGATCCGCGCGAGTTGGTGGAGATCGCGGTCGCAGCCGAAGAGCACGGACTGGACTCGGTCGCGGTCAGCGACCACTTCCAGCCGTGGCGGCACAACGGCGGCCACGCCCCCTTCTCGCTCGCGTGGATGGCGGCCGTCGGTGAGCGCACCAAGCGCGTCCAGATCGGCACGTCGGTCATGACCCCCACCTTCCGTTACAACCCGGCGGTCATCGCCCAGGCCTTCGCGTCGATGGGATGCATGTACCCGGGTCGCATCATGCTCGGCGTCGGCACCGGCGAGGCGCTCAACGAGTACGCCACCGGCTTCCAGGGCGAGTGGCCCGAGTTCAAGGAGCGCTTCGCCCGCCTGCGCGAGTCGATCAAGCTCATGCGTGAACTGTGGACCGGTGAAGAGGTCAACTTCGACGGCGAGTACTACCACACGCAGGGTGCGTACATGTATGACGTTCCGGAACAACCGATCCCGGTGTACGTCGCCGCCGGTGGACCGGTCGTCGCCCGGTATGCGGGACGCGCCGGCGACGGCTTCATCTGCACCTCGGGCAAGGGTGCCGAGCTCTACACCGAGAAGCTTCTCCCTGCGGTGAAAGAAGGTGCGGAGAAGGCCGAACGCGACTTCGACGCCATCGACAAGATGATCGAGATCAAGATCTCCTACGATCCCGATCCCGAACTGGCGCTGGAGAACACACGATTCTGGGCGCCCCTGTCGCTGACCCCGGAGCAGAAGCACAGCGTCAACAGCTCCACCGAGATGGAACGTCTCGCCGACGAACTGCCCATCGAGCAGGTCGCCAAGCGCTGGATCGTCGCCTCCGACCCCGACGAGGCCGTCGAGAAGGTCAAGTTCTACACCGACGCCGGACTGAACCACCTCGTCTTCCATGCGCCCGGCCACGATCAGCGTCGTTTCCTGGAGAACTTCCAGCGCGACCTGGAACCGCGCCTGCGCAAGCTCGGCTAGTTGTACTGACCCGGGACGTCGGGTACGTCCTTCGGCGAGTCAGCGTGGAAACAGGTCGGCGCCGATCCGCAGTTCGGTGGGCACCAACAGAAGACCGACCGGCAGCGCCCGATCATCAAGCTGACCGCCGAATAGTGACAGCCCCACCCTTTTTGGGCAAACCCACCACCCCCGGGGGTGGTGGGTTTGCCCAAAAAGGGTGGGTTTGCCGGACGTCAGGCCGCGACGAAGGCCTGATCACCGAACAATTCGGCATGTGGACCGCAGCGCCACCGACAGTTCCGCAGGGCACCGTGTGATGAGTGTTCCGCGGAACACTCATGCCGGGCGGGCGCAACGCTGTTGACCCGACCCTGGCTCCGCAGCACCAGCGAATTGCAGCGCTACCCGGTACCCAACCTGGCGGGTCAATACAGCTAGTACAGCCAGTCCCGATTCATGGCTCGAAACCGCGCTCAGCGCGGCCCCGCTGGCTGAGCTTGTCGAAGCCTGTGAATCGGCTGCAGCACAGCGGCGTCGAGCAGTTCCAGTACTCGCTGTACCGGCGGCAGGTCCTGAGCGCTCTGTCGTACGCGCACCCGGATCGCGCGGACGGGTGTGGGGTCGACGATGGGGATCGCCACCACCCCGGCGGGTAGGTGGGTGAGCGCGAGTTGTGGGACCACGGTGAGTCCGACGCCGGCGGCGACGAAGCGGATCGCGGTCGGGTAGTCCTGTGTCTCGATGCTGAAGTCCGGTGTGAAACCGACTGAGGTGCAGGCGTTCAGGAGTGCCTGCCGGCACGGGCCCCGGGCGACGTCGTTGTCGACCCACGGCACCGGGGACAGCTCACGCAGGGTCACCGACTCGCGACCGGCCCAGTGCGACTCATGCGGTACCACTGCGTGATACGGGTCGCTGGTGAGGGGGCGGCTGGTGTAGCCGCCGGAATCGCCGGCGGGGTGGTCGGTGTCGGCGACGTAGATCTCGACGTCGGGGGAGGCGGCGGAGGGGTCCGCGAGTTCGATCAGCCGGAGGTCGAGTCTCAGGCCGGGGAATTCGCGCGTCAGGGCCGCGACGATCGGCGGGATCCACGTGGCCCCTGCCGATGCGAAGTAGTTGATCCGGAGTTGCCCCAGGCGTCCGTCGCGGAGTTCGGAGATGAGGCCGTCCACGCGCGCCAGCTGTTCGAAGACCGGCTCGGATTCGGCGGCCAGGATAGTGCCGGCCTCGGTGGGCACGATGCCCCGGCCGTCGCGCTCGATGAGTGTCAGTCCGGTTTCTCGCTGCAGGGTGGCGATGTGCTGGCTGACCGCCGACGGCGTGTACCCCAGAGCGGTGGCGGCGCCGCCGATGGATCGCTCGCCGATGACGGACCGCAGGACCCGGAGTCGGTGGATGTCGACCATGGATTCGACAATACAGCTGGACTTAACAGACCGATAGAAAATTTCACTTGTCCTGAAGAACTCGATGGCCGACGCTGGGAGGTATGACCCCGCGCTCCTCGTCGCCCGCAGTTCTCGGCGTCTCCCTGCCGGCCCTGGCCGCGCTCACCACCGTCGTGCTGTGGGCGTCGGCGTTCGTCGGCATCCGGGCGTTGGGGGACTCGTTCTCGCCGGGCTCGATGGCGTTCCTGCGGCTCCTGGCGGCGGTCATCCCGCTGACGGTCATCGTGCTCGTGGTGCGGCTGCGGAGGCGGAGCCCTCGCGGTGTCCACGACGGTCCGGCCCCCACCTGGTTCCCGCGGGGACGGGCGTTGGGGCTGGTGATCGCCTACGGCGTCGCCTGGTTCGCCGGCTACACGATCCTGCTGAACTGGGCCGAGCAGCACCTGGATGCCGGCACCGCGTCCCTGCTGGTGAACCTGGCCCCGATCCTCGTCGCGATCGCCGCGGGACTCTTTCTGGGAGAGGGCTTTCCGCGACATCTGGTGATCGGTATGACCATCGCCTTCGCCGGGGT harbors:
- a CDS encoding HdeD family acid-resistance protein; the protein is MTFATAYQKHFPDELIGAVRTALIVMSIVGIVLGIIVILWPGPTIVVVAILFAISLIIAGIFRIYQAFAATFLSKGVRVLLGVVGVIVLLAGIIALFSPGDAVWLLAVFIGIGWIFQGVADLYAAATKSGHSPTWFLILSGIIAVIAGIVMIILPVFSLQVLAWVGGIMLVALSIATLLTLPKKVDAPAEPAV
- a CDS encoding Pls/PosA family non-ribosomal peptide synthetase is translated as MTQVQIHPQFLLSAQADDPRTLCDVLTETARANPDAAAIDDGDVTLTYGQLLALIRRTVARFAEVGVGRGSRVGIRMPSGSRDLYVAILATLYAGAAYVPVDADDPDERAELVFTEAAVDAIVDADGPRSTKPAGTTAAAPARPTPDDDAWIIFTSGSTGTPKGVAVTHRNAAAFVDAEAHIFLADEPIGPGDRVLAGLSVAFDASCEEMWLAWRNGACLVPAPRSLVRSGMDLGPWLVARDITVVSTVPTLASLWPPEALEAVRLLIFGGEACPPELADRLAVPGREVWNTYGPTEATVVACAAPLGGPGPVRIGLPLRGWDLAVVDAESQPVAEGEVGELVIGGVGLARYLDPAKDAEKYAPMPSLGWERAYRSGDLVRLDPAGLIFMGRADDQVKVGGRRIELGEIDNALQHLPGVSGAAAAVRKSAAGNSLLVGYLVSPDPDFDVSAAHAELTRHLPAAMVPTLALVDELPTRTSGKVDRDALPWPLPGSSRPVDDDVELGETELWLAQLWTDVLGIRISHPDVDFFAEGGGSLAAAQLVTAIRGRHPDISVADLYDHPRLGSMAEMLDARRPMTSIVERHVAPTPRATGLAQLALTVPLTTLTGLQWATWLGVVNNLGVVVADRLDRSVPWLVEVNWWVLLAAFLVFITPPGRMCIAAIGSRLLLSGVTPGEYPRGGSVHVRLWVAERLLDASGAANLSGAPWMIYLARALGAQIGRGVDLHTIPPVTGLLTVGEGASVEPEVDLAGWWIDGDVVHIGEVAIKRGASIGARSTLMPGAVVGRDAVVAPGSAVFGRVKARQHWAGSPAIKVGKAAHPWPDHRPPRASVWVPVYGLSSLVLAAIPLISLAAGLAVIGTWALSADRLRDVAIRALILLPAATLTSLVVFAAITAALVRLASLGLSTGYHPVRSRVGWQVWLTERLLDAARTYLFPLYASLLTPIWFRVLGAKVGKSTEISTALVLPRFTTIGDGAFLADDTMVASYELGGGWLHIDEAKIGKRSFLGNSGMTGPGRKVPKNGLVAVLSATPDRAKSGSSWLGSPPVRLRRTAAETDTSRTFDPPMKLKVARSVIETLRLVPVMVSFGLGVGMLIGLQYVAVHVHYGVAALVSGLLLLGVGAIACGTAAAAKWLVVGRITVSEHPLWSSFVWRNELSDAFVETVAAPWFANAATGTPILNLWLRLLGARIGRGVWCETYWLPEADLVSLGDGATVQRGCVVQTHLFHDRVMAIDRVTLDAGATLGPHCVALPASGLGESATVGPASLVMRGDVVPAHTRWQGNPIAPWPTAK
- a CDS encoding alpha/beta hydrolase — translated: MPIVHHRRPSLLSYPLWLGSRVLLKPALALWPVNKAGLAGLFLIDRLVAVGPKPRGVVREQLTLAGRSTELIMPAGPSRRDSDTAMLYLHGGAFVVCGLGTHRSIAARLARACEMPVFSLEYRQLPAAGVGASVADAVDAYAELIRERHYRRVIVAGDSAGGFLAAKVIEAAIERGLPAPAALIGFSPLLDVDLGTNPDRSSRSDAYLPKSKMAKLAPEFDRGPVPLTGVRRIADLDPAEFPPTVMVTADGEMLEPDVIDLIETLDEAGVEALAHSYAWQVHAFPVLTTHHPETIHAIETTAAFAKQAIREGKGTDDREGQRAG
- a CDS encoding YidH family protein, with translation MGGGSDANAAPNPVPPAPAGPPGAIDARFTLAAERTLLAWVRTALGFMAAGMAIVYLAPDIDSPVLELILGLVLVALGCCLALIGAWRWRRTMRVLQSGGEMPGPAQILFVVTAIVVVAILIAVVVVVQT
- a CDS encoding ABC transporter ATP-binding protein, with the protein product MSMESVAWDMMYKSSTSPDGKRLRGDRRATLRRIGGFASPHRRRIGLFLVLSVFTAVLTVVTPLLAGRVVNLITASGSEAMIVGIAVAIALIAVAEAAAGIGVRWLSSNIGEGLILDLRRAVFDHVQRMPVAFFTRTRTGALVSRLNNDVIGAQRAFSDTLSGVVSNIVTLTLTLGVMIYISWQITLLALILLPIFVVPARRMGRRMASLSREAAEHNARMSTQMTERFSAPGATLVKLFGRPDLESREFADRADRVRDIGVRRAMLQAYFFTALTLVSALALALVYGLGGWLAVNEHLSAGAVVSLALLLTRMYAPLTALANARVEIMSALVSFERVFEVLDLTPLITDAPDARPVPGTESGRPVPVSVHFDNVSFAYPAADKVSLASLEEVAQLDNRAGATVLHHVDLDVPAGSMVALVGSSGAGKSTIASLATRLYDVDEGSVRLSDVDIRDLQTASVHRTVGLVTQDGHLFHDSIRANLVLARPETSDDEIWHALRRARLEELVASLPDGLDTIVGERGYRLSGGERQRMTIARLLLAQPSVVILDEATAHLDSTSEAAVQEALGEALEGRTSIVIAHRLSTVRAADEIVVLEAGRVVERGDHPTLLARNGRYAELYRTQFADDGGDPEDGTLTA
- the fgd gene encoding glucose-6-phosphate dehydrogenase (coenzyme-F420), with translation MAELRLGYKASAEQFDPRELVEIAVAAEEHGLDSVAVSDHFQPWRHNGGHAPFSLAWMAAVGERTKRVQIGTSVMTPTFRYNPAVIAQAFASMGCMYPGRIMLGVGTGEALNEYATGFQGEWPEFKERFARLRESIKLMRELWTGEEVNFDGEYYHTQGAYMYDVPEQPIPVYVAAGGPVVARYAGRAGDGFICTSGKGAELYTEKLLPAVKEGAEKAERDFDAIDKMIEIKISYDPDPELALENTRFWAPLSLTPEQKHSVNSSTEMERLADELPIEQVAKRWIVASDPDEAVEKVKFYTDAGLNHLVFHAPGHDQRRFLENFQRDLEPRLRKLG
- a CDS encoding LysR family transcriptional regulator — translated: MVDIHRLRVLRSVIGERSIGGAATALGYTPSAVSQHIATLQRETGLTLIERDGRGIVPTEAGTILAAESEPVFEQLARVDGLISELRDGRLGQLRINYFASAGATWIPPIVAALTREFPGLRLDLRLIELADPSAASPDVEIYVADTDHPAGDSGGYTSRPLTSDPYHAVVPHESHWAGRESVTLRELSPVPWVDNDVARGPCRQALLNACTSVGFTPDFSIETQDYPTAIRFVAAGVGLTVVPQLALTHLPAGVVAIPIVDPTPVRAIRVRVRQSAQDLPPVQRVLELLDAAVLQPIHRLRQAQPAGPR